From Pyrenophora tritici-repentis strain M4 chromosome 1, whole genome shotgun sequence, the proteins below share one genomic window:
- a CDS encoding HUL4, Ubiquitin-protein ligase: MFTSFTGNTRRARQVNLGGKKTNPFGPPGSGAGSQAALDRAQQERAQRQRERDTLNASKRIQRVWRGHFARRELADHIRGEWDKVEAPKGVLANTAYGSEEEALTQLQHLLRFASPRSEDDLRRIQNFGIRQTETVKSLGVKPDGAWPSAYSRLQRILLVAIERQVKVPPVARNELGQSIVLLGFLAEQIPAETSRNAEQYYRTIASVVSSLTPLLEAEADGPAWMDAIQKTALSPLNRVTGYTLDAYEAFGIHILTLPLLSSDSTSLIVRRFRDSLANEINYKLLANALATLAPKSGLQAKAELRSSPSRLRLLGTFIYFHRYAHNFDTPEAYAVHKDFVAVVSVLLNSLPIGIIDEDHPISEITEDDGTDQEPETVTNFLKEQVGSLVHQEGIGSLLVGSSQSEEASDDEKIEEARQLANYALALLRFFPRRGDEIRMWLYIGPSEARGKRKLPAIRYFWEASKRSSVFSTIFKDSRAAIGLLKPKATNGDTSDRPGTSGLTNHGFWQPAKQQVDQDAIVTDEWRVILVFLELYTFVLKVTDDEEFFTAGQQDAYSGQIRDNGLALNDVKDLTTFLKNLGFTLYFNAVDITTSDTEAGSSSISLNYFNPKAMDNQTQKEQVEPSIGGVAGLKIDYVKGLVTGLLRMVYERDSRRKFLPSDHWLMTSRFDMTGFIPAVVEEEESRHKIQEEDADDLDDQEEEFDDTPQLIGTGRTQQQRRLEKLQRQQRKASRRRYLQAVAPRLEILQNMPFFIPFTTRVQIFREFVHLDMTKRRGSADPELWRFRLMQQRNARDHFEKHSARIRRENEFDDAFEQFYELGQGLKEPIQITFMDQFGAAEAGIDGGGVTKEFLTSVTNRAFMPTDYIDMFVENDQHLLYPNPAALEEHKEALRQAGLRENSPEYRAQVTELLQRYEFLGRIIGKCLYEGILVDVNFAPFFLRKWALTGGAGSAPNESGYRPTLNDLRDLDEELYQGLHKLKTYPGDVEDFSLNFTVTDTVVVDHATSPKKTKAITKELKPDGSNTPVTNQNRLVYISYMARHRLQNQPYAQTTAFLRGLSTMIQPSWLSMFNQSELQTLISGTRTSIDVEDLRRNTIYGGTYVIGDDGQEHPTIQILWKVMKEMSDDERRAVLKFVTSTPRAPLLGFGTLNPRFSIRDAGSDQERLPSTSTCVNLLKLPMYRDEKTLKEKLLYSVFSGAGFDLS; encoded by the coding sequence ATGTTCACGAGCTTCACGGGCAATACACGCCGAGCGCGCCAAGTGAACCTGGGCGGAAAGAAGACCAACCCCTTCGGCCCTCCCGGCTCTGGCGCTGGATCTCAAGCTGCCCTCGACCGCGCACAGCAGGAACGAGCCCAGCGACAACGCGAACGAGATACATTGAATGCGAGCAAGAGGATACAGAGAGTATGGCGGGGTCACTTCGCTAGGAGAGAACTGGCAGACCATATTCGGGGCGAATGGGACAAAGTGGAGGCGCCGAAAGGCGTACTAGCAAACACAGCATACGGCTCTGAAGAAGAGGCTCTTACTCAGTTACAGCACTTGCTTCGCTTTGCCTCTCCGCGGAGCGAGGACGATTTGAGGCGGATACAGAATTTTGGAATACGGCAGACGGAGACGGTCAAGAGTTTAGGCGTTAAGCCGGATGGAGCCTGGCCATCTGCTTATTCGAGGTTGCAGCGGATACTACTGGTCGCCATAGAACGACAGGTCAAGGTTCCTCCAGTCGCACGGAATGAGCTTGGACAATCCATTGTTCTCTTAGGATTCCTCGCCGAACAAATACCGGCCGAGACATCTCGAAACGCTGAACAATACTACCGTACCATCGCAAGCGTCGTATCCAGCCTTACCCCACTGCTCGAAGCGGAGGCCGATGGGCCAGCTTGGATGGATGCCATACAAAAAACGGCACTCTCTCCTTTAAATAGGGTCACGGGCTATACATTGGATGCATACGAGGCTTTTGGCATACACATCCTGACACTTCCACTGCTGAGCTCAGACTCAACGTCATTGATTGTGCGGAGGTTTCGAGACTCGCTCGCCAATGAAATCAATTACAAGTTACTTGCGAATGCACTGGCAACTCTAGCACCGAAGTCAGGTCTGCAAGCCAAAGCCGAGCTGAGGAGCTCCCCAAGCCGGCTGCGTCTGCTGGGAACTTTCATCTACTTTCACCGCTACGCGCACAATTTTGATACCCCCGAAGCATATGCTGTACACAAAGACTTTGTAGCCGTCGTCTCCGTATTGTTGAACTCGTTACCAATTGGCATAATTGACGAAGACCACCCGATCAGCGAGATTACAGAGGATGATGGAACTGATCAGGAACCTGAGACGGTGACAAATTTCCTGAAAGAGCAGGTCGGGTCCTTGGTACATCAAGAAGGCATTGGCAGTCTACTGGTTGGATCTTCGCAGTCAGAGGAGGCTTCGGATGATGAAAAGATTGAAGAAGCCCGACAACTGGCAAACTATGCGCTTGCCCTACTACGCTTCTTCCCTCGTCGGGGTGATGAGATTCGGATGTGGCTTTACATTGGTCCATCGGAAGCGAGGGGTAAGCGGAAACTGCCTGCTATCCGATACTTCTGGGAAGCATCAAAACGGTCGTCCGTGTTTTCCACAATCTTCAAAGACTCGCGCGCGGCCATCGGACTGCTCAAGCCTAAAGCGACAAATGGTGACACCTCTGATCGCCCTGGTACATCGGGATTGACGAACCACGGTTTCTGGCAGCCAGCTAAACAGCAGGTCGATCAAGATGCCATCGTCACCGATGAATGGCGGGTTATTCTAGTGTTCCTTGAACTATACACCTTTGTGCTCAAAGTGACAGATGACGAGGAGTTCTTCACTGCTGGTCAGCAAGATGCCTACTCTGGTCAGATCCGCGACAACGGGTTAGCTTTGAACGATGTGAAAGACCTGACGACCTTCCTGAAGAACCTGGGCTTTACACTATACTTCAACGCAGTCGATATCACGACATCGGATACAGAGGCCGGAAGCAGTAGCATAAGCCTCAATTACTTCAATCCCAAAGCAATGGACAATCAAACCCAGAAAGAGCAGGTGGAGCCATCAATAGGTGGCGTTGCAGGCTTGAAGATTGATTATGTCAAAGGCTTAGTCACCGGACTTCTTCGCATGGTATACGAGCGCGATTCTCGGCGCAAGTTCTTGCCCTCGGATCACTGGCTCATGACCTCTCGCTTTGACATGACTGGCTTCATTCCAGCTGTAGTAGAAGAGGAAGAGTCGCGACACAAGATTCAAGAAGAGGACGCCGATGATCTTGACGACCAGGAAGAAGAGTTTGACGATACACCACAACTCATTGGGACTGGCCGAACACAGCAACAACGACGGCTGGAGAAGCTACAACGACAGCAGCGCAAGGCTTCGAGGAGGCGCTACCTGCAAGCAGTGGCGCCTCGTTTGGAGATTCTACAAAACATGCCGTTCTTCATACCATTCACGACGAGAGTTCAGATCTTCCGGGAATTCGTGCACTTGGACATGACCAAGCGAAGGGGCAGCGCTGACCCAGAGCTTTGGCGGTTTAGGCTCATGCAGCAACGCAACGCACGTGATCATTTCGAAAAACACTCGGCAAGGATTCGAAGAGAGAACGAATTTGATGATGCGTTCGAGCAGTTCTATGAATTGGGCCAGGGTTTGAAGGAGCCGATCCAAATCACGTTCATGGACCAATTCGGTGCAGCTGAGGCTGGTATTGACGGCGGTGGTGTTACCAAGGAGTTTCTTACCAGTGTCACGAACCGAGCTTTCATGCCAACAGACTACATCGACATGTTCGTTGAGAACGATCAACATTTGCTGTATCCAAATCCCGCAGCACTCGAAGAGCACAAGGAAGCTTTGCGACAGGCAGGTTTACGCGAGAACTCACCAGAGTATCGTGCGCAAGTCACTGAATTACTTCAGCGCTATGAGTTCTTGGGGCGCATCATAGGCAAGTGTTTGTACGAGGGAATCTTGGTCGACGTAAACTTTGCGCCCTTCTTCCTGCGCAAATGGGCCTTGACAGGTGGCGCCGGCTCTGCACCGAATGAGTCTGGATATCGACCCACGCTTAACGATCTGCGTGACCTGGACGAAGAGCTATACCAAGGTCTACACAAACTCAAGACCTACCCTGGCGATGTCGAAGACTTTTCACTCAACTTCACAGTGACAGACACGGTTGTCGTAGACCACGCCACCTCGCCCAAGAAGACCAAGGCTATCACCAAAGAACTGAAGCCTGATGGATCCAATACACCCGTCACCAACCAGAACCGGCTTGTCTACATCAGCTACATGGCCCGCCACCGTTTGCAAAACCAACCCTACGCTCAAACAACCGCCTTCCTCCGCGGCCTCAGTACGATGATCCAACCCTCATGGCTTTCCATGTTCAACCAATCTGAGCTTCAAACCCTCATCTCCGGCACCCGCACATCCATCGACGTCGAAGACCTGCGCCGCAACACAATCTATGGCGGCACCTACGTCATCGGCGACGACGGTCAAGAGCATCCTACCATCCAGATACTGTGGAAGGTCATGAAGGAAATGTCAGATGACGAGCGTCGCGCTGTCCTCAAGTTCGTCACTAGTACACCCCGCGCCCCGCTCCTTGGATTTGGCACCCTGAACCCGCGCTTCAGTATTCGTGATGCGGGTAGCGATCAAGAGAGGCTGCCTAGCACGAGTACGTGTGTGAATTTGCTCAAGTTGCCCATGTATCGCGATGAAAAGACGCTCAAGGAGAAGTTGCTGTATAGTGTATTTTCGGGTGCGGGCTTTGATTTGAGTTAA